CCAGCTCTGTCGTCTCGATCTCGTCACCGATCTGGATGTCGTTGAACTTGCCGAGGCCGATACCGGCCTCGTAGTCCGTACGCACCTCGGTGACATCGTCCTTGAAGCGGCGCAGCGACTCGATGGCGAGGCCATCGGCGATGACGACGCCGTCGCGGATGACGCGAGCCTTGGCGTTGCGCGTGATCGTTCCCGATCGCACGATGACACCGGCGATGTTGCCGAACTTCGAGGAGCGGAACACCTCGCGGATCTCGGCGACACCCGACTGGACCTCTTCGTACTCCGGCTTGAGCATGCCCTTGAGCGAGCTCTCGATCTCGTCGATCGCGTTGTAGATGACGGAGTAGAACCGGATGTCCACGCCTTCACGCTGAGCGCGCTCGCGCGCCTTCGTGTCGGGACGGACGTTGAAGCCCACGATGATCGCGTTGTCGATCGTCGCGAGGTTGACGTCGGACTCGGTGATCGCACCCACACCGCGGTGGATGATGCGCAGCTGCACCGAGTCGTCGACCTCGATCTTGAGCAGCGACTCCTCGAGTGCCTCGACGGCACCGGAGACGTCACCCTTGATGATGAGGTTGAGCGACTCGACCTTGCCCTCTTCGAGAGCACGGGTGAAGTCCTCGAGCGAGATGCGCTTGCGGGCCTTGGCCAGCTGGGCGTTGCGCTCGACCGCTTCACGCTTCTCGGCGATCTGGCGGGCCATGCGGTCTTCCTCGGTGACGATGAAGACATCGCCGGCACGCGGCACGGAGTTGAGACCCTGCACCTGCACCGGACGCGACGGGTAGGCCTCGAGGACCTGCTCGCCGTTCTCGTCGGCCATCGCACGCACACGGCCGTATGCCGTGCCCGCGACGATCGCGTCACCGATGCGGAGCGTTCCGGACTGGATCAGCACCGTGGCGACCGAACCGCGCCCCTTGTCGAGCTTCGCCTCGATGGCGACACCGCGAGCGGCCTTGTTCGGGTTGGCGGTGAGGTCGAGGCCGGCGTCTGCGGTGAGCAGCACCGCGTCCAGGAGTTCCTGGATTCCGGTGTTGGCACGCGCCGACACGTCGACGAACATGACGTCTCCGCCGTACTCCTCGGCGACCAGACCGTACTCGGTGAGCTGCTGACGGACCTTGGCCGGGTTGGCCTCGGGCTTGTCGACCTTGTTCACCGCGACCACGATCGGCACGTTCGCCGCCTGGGCGTGGTTCAGCGCCTCGACCGTCTGCGGCATGATGCCGTCGTCGGCCGCGACCACGAGGATCGCCAGGTCGGTGACCTGCGCTCCACGAGCACGCATGGCGGTGAACGCCTCGTGACCAGGGGTGTCGATGAAGGTGATGGCGCGCTCGATGCCCTCGTGCTCGGTCCAGACCTGGTACGCACCGATGTGCTGGGTGATGCCTCCGGCCTCACCCTCGATGACGTTGGTCTGACGGATCGCGTCGAGGAGTCGGGTCTTACCGTGGTCGACGTGACCCATGACGGTGACCACCGGGGGACGGATCTCGAGGTCATCCTCGCTCTCCGCCTCCAGCTCCTGCTCGAGGTTGAGACCGAAGCCCTCGAGGAGCTCCTTGTCCTCGTCCTCGGGCGAGACCATCTGGATCTTGTAGCCGAGCTCGGCACCCAGGACCTCGAACGTCGCCTCGTCCAGCGACTCGGTGGCCGTGGCCATCTCGCCGAGGTTGAAGAGGATCGTGACGAGGGTTCCCGGCTGCACCGTGTAGCCGGTCAGCGTTTCGATCTTGTCGGCGAAGTCCGCGATCGACGCGCCGCGGCGCATCCGGATGATCTCCCCGTTACCG
This genomic interval from Microbacterium hydrocarbonoxydans contains the following:
- the infB gene encoding translation initiation factor IF-2 translates to MAGKPRVHEIAAELGVDSKIALAKLKELGEFVKSPSSTIEPPVARKLRAAIESDASLKASADAAPAAAKPAAKTGAAKPGAAKPGAAKPGAAKPGASAPSAAAPSASGAPTPGPKPGPKPAPAPEAPAAPAAEAPAEPAAPAAATPGPAAAKPADGGAPKPGAPRPGNNPFSSAQGMGQRPTGPRPGNNPFASAQGMGQRPTPGNIPRPQAPRPGAPRPGAPRPGSPRPGAPRGGQGGRPGGAPFQQRPGGPGRPGGAGGPGGGPGARPGGGFAGRPGGGGGRGRGPGGGTAGAFGKGGGKSKQRKSRRAKRQEFEMRSAPVVGGVNVTRGNGEIIRMRRGASIADFADKIETLTGYTVQPGTLVTILFNLGEMATATESLDEATFEVLGAELGYKIQMVSPEDEDKELLEGFGLNLEQELEAESEDDLEIRPPVVTVMGHVDHGKTRLLDAIRQTNVIEGEAGGITQHIGAYQVWTEHEGIERAITFIDTPGHEAFTAMRARGAQVTDLAILVVAADDGIMPQTVEALNHAQAANVPIVVAVNKVDKPEANPAKVRQQLTEYGLVAEEYGGDVMFVDVSARANTGIQELLDAVLLTADAGLDLTANPNKAARGVAIEAKLDKGRGSVATVLIQSGTLRIGDAIVAGTAYGRVRAMADENGEQVLEAYPSRPVQVQGLNSVPRAGDVFIVTEEDRMARQIAEKREAVERNAQLAKARKRISLEDFTRALEEGKVESLNLIIKGDVSGAVEALEESLLKIEVDDSVQLRIIHRGVGAITESDVNLATIDNAIIVGFNVRPDTKARERAQREGVDIRFYSVIYNAIDEIESSLKGMLKPEYEEVQSGVAEIREVFRSSKFGNIAGVIVRSGTITRNAKARVIRDGVVIADGLAIESLRRFKDDVTEVRTDYEAGIGLGKFNDIQIGDEIETTELVEKPRG